In a genomic window of Glycine max cultivar Williams 82 chromosome 13, Glycine_max_v4.0, whole genome shotgun sequence:
- the LOC100787962 gene encoding uncharacterized protein At1g03900 translates to MSFEVEEEEEAFEHTLLVVREVSVYKIPPRSTSGGYKCGEWLQSDKIWSGRIRVVSRRDRCEIRLEDPSSGELFAACFVYPGQRETAVEPVLDSSRYFVLKIEDGQGKHAFIGLGFNERNEAFDFNVALSDHEKYVRREHEKEAGHGAAAAAEESQIDIHPAVNHRLKEGETIRINVKHKSTSGTGMLSAAGLTGGHAATPKPKTVSLAPPPSGAGKIRSPLPPPPNDPVAARIASTGCATGPKGTYESVKHSTDALSDFSQLQKNLPSTTTSGSTTASGWAAF, encoded by the exons ATGTCGTTCgaggtggaggaggaggaggaggcgttCGAGCACACGCTCTTGGTGGTGCGCGAGGTGTCGGTGTACAAGATCCCGCCGCGCAGCACCTCCGGCGGCTACAAGTGCGGCGAGTGGCTCCAGTCCGACAAGATCTGGTCGGGCCGGATCCGCGTCGTGTCCCGCCGCGACCGCTGCGAGATCCGCCTCGAGGATCCGAGCTCCGGCGAGCTCTTCGCCGCGTGCTTCGTCTACCCCGGCCAGCGCGAGACCGCCGTCGAGCCCGTCCTCGACTCCTCCCGATACTTCGTCCTCAAGATCGAGGACGGCCAGGGCAAGCACGCCTTCATCGGGCTAGGGTTCAACGAGCGCAACGAGGCCTTCGATTTCAATGTCGCGCTCTCCGATCACGAGAAGTACGTCCGCCGCGAGCACGAGAAGGAGGCCGGCCACGgtgccgccgccgccgccgagGAGTCGCAGATCGACATTCACCCCGCCGTCAATCACAGGCTCAAG GAAGGGGAAACCATTAGGATTAATGTGAAGCACAAATCAACTAGTGGAACTGGCATGCTTTCAGCTGCTGGCCTAACCGGTGGGCATGCTGCAACACCAAAGCCAAAAACCGTGAGTCTTGCTCCCCCACCAAGTGGGGCTGGGAAAATCAGGTCTCCTCTTCCACCCCCACCAAATGATCCCGTTGCTGCTCGGATTGCTTCCACCGGTTGCGCTACAGGTCCTAAAGGGACATATGAAAGTGTGAAACATTCTACCGACGCTTTATCAGATTTTTCTCAACTTCAG AAAAATCTTCCCTCAACGACCACCTCCGGGTCGACCACAGCTTCAGGATGGGCAGCCTTCTGA